In the genome of Pseudanabaena mucicola str. Chao 1806, the window TGCGTTTGTGGTGTTAGGGGTTGCGACCATAAGTTTTGTAACCTTAGAATGTGACCTTAATGTGTCCAGAATAGAAATTTAGCTATGCGATCAGTAGAGATTAAGAATTGTTGAAATTTTCTCTAAGATTCATTTTAGTATGTACTGGTGACAGAGCATCTATTCATCAATAAATGGAAGATTCAGCTACCCAGTCTCAACACCAAATTTCTTGTCTAATAGCTCCACCGCACAACATCTAGAGCAATAGTTGAGCAGATCTTTCCCTTAGTAATATGGACAAATCGATTAACATCTTGCTTATTGCGTTTTACCACAAAGGGAAAATATGATTCGGTACATCCCCCAAAGATAAAAGGCATCGGTTTGCGCTGCCTTTTATAGCGTTTACCAGTCTTGTGAAGTACAGGTTTGGGTAGTCATGCAATTACATTGCATGACTACCCAAGTTTGTTTCCCCGTAAACAAACCTATGAACCTCGATTGATTGAAAAATGCTATAAGCAAGCACAAATTGCTGTCCTGATCAAAAATTCAAACTAAAAATATTGCAAAAAATTTACATCAGCTATGTTATATTAGCGAAACGGCAGCTTGGCTCAGGTGGTTAGAGCGACGGTCTCATAATCCGTAGGTCCCGGGTTCAAATCCCGGAGCTGCTATAAATATAAAAAAACATCGGTGTTATATGCCAACGCCGATGTTTTTTGTTCATGATAGTATGTAGACAATTTACTCCCTAACGCAAAGGACAGGATTATGGGATTACTCGATCGCATTGGTATGGTGGTCAAGTCCAATGTAAATGCAATGGTTACGGCTGCTGAAGATCCAGAAAAAATTCTGGAGCAATCAATCATTGATATGCAAGAAGATTTGGTGCAATTGCGCCAAGCTGTCGCGCAATCAATGGCAGCCCTCAAGCGCCAAGAGCAACAATATAATCAAAGTACAACTCAAGCCCAAGAATGGGAAAAGCGAGCAATGCTAGCCCTCCAGAAGGGAGATGAGAATCTAGCAAGGGAAGCGCTCAGTCGCAAGAAAACCCATGCAGATGCGGCAGCGACTTTAAAAGTTGGATTGGATCAACAAACAACCCAAGTAGATACTCTCAAGAAAAATCTGATTGCGATCGAAGGCAAAATTTCTGAGGCAAAAACCAAGAAAGAAATGCTTAAGGCAAGATTGCAATCGGCTAGGGCTCAAGAAAATCTCAACAATATGTTGGGCAAGGTAAATACTAACTCTGCTGCTGCGACTTTTGAGCGCATGGAAGAGCGTGTATTAATGGCAGAAGCCAAGGCAAGTGCAAGTGCTGAACTTGGTATGGACAACCTCGAATCACAGTTTGCCCAGCTAGAAGCTGGTAGTGGTGTCGATGATGAACTCTCGGCTCTCAAAGCTAAAATGCTCTCTAGCAGCCCTGCTCCTCAAGGAGCCTTGCCTCCATCGGACGCACCAAAGCAAAGTGTTGGTGCAGCGATTGATGCTGAGCTGGAAGCTCTCCGTCGCCAAATGGGTAATTAGTTTCAATCTCTCAATATAATCTCTCAATATAAAGGTATATCTTACGTCCTTGTTATTGAGAGATGTCCTACCGATGTTCTGTGGACAAAACTCCGATGCCACTACAGAACATCGTTTTTTTGAGTAACTAGAAATAGCGATTGCTCTAAGTTTTAAAGTTCATCGAACCTCTATCAAGTCACTTCTCCCAATGCAAGCAATCCGATCTTGCTCAGGGATAAATAAAAAAACATCTTTACCAGAAATATTCACACAGTAACCTACCCAGCCCATACTAATGTGGCGGAATTTACGATTATTTAAATAGGGATTATTGTTATTCAAGGGGAAACTCCTCTGCCCAGAATCGAATCGTTAAATATTTTAGGAAATCTGGGATTATCATTACCTATATATAAGGATTAATCTTAATAATTCTACATTTGACAATAGTAATCAAAACGCTGAACTGATTGGCATTTAATGAATTGAGGATGATGACTTTTACCAATGCGATCGCTATCACAATGTCATCAACAAATTAAGCAGATCTACAGTCTGTTAAAATGAACCGAGGGATATTTTTGAAAGTATTGTGCAGTAAAGCTTTCAAAAATATCTCTCAATGACAAGTCAGTATAAAGAATTTCGTCAAAGCAAAATCTGGAGTATGAAGCACTGCAGCTTTTGCAAGTTTAAAAATTTGTGATCTTGGGAGATTAGAGAATGATTGCGAGTAATAAAAATGCAATCAACGCAATGTAGGATTTAACCATCAATTCGCTAATAGTAACTTCCATAATTTTCTTATTCATTCACTTTACATCTTGATGTAAATAGTATCCAGCTTTCTGAAGGTTAGGAGGGTGATTTAGAACGCCATATTTAAATAAATTACTCACAGATCTACTGTGATTTCTATCACTTAAAAGATGTACCAATAAAAATTTTCTACTAAGTTTATAGCGTTGACCAGTCTGGTCAACGCTATACAGCCTATTGAGGCTTTGAGTAGTACAGCAATATTTTTGAAAGTGTCGCGAAGCGACACTTTCAAAAATATTGCTGGGGTTTAAGTAACGTCAGTTTGGGTTAAGCTGGCAAATCCTGTCTCAAATCCTGTTTCAAATTATCCCGAACTCGCGTTACTTACCACCTAAAGCAATTAAGGCTAAGAAGCTACCACTATTCCATAAGCAATGTAATAGCATAGAAGAAAGAAGATTTTTTGATCGCCAATAGACAAATCCCATTACTATTCCCAAAACACTAAGGGGGAAGATATCTGCAATATTCAAATGGGCAAGTGCAAATAAAAAGCCGCTAGCAGCGATCGCTCCCCAAACTGGTAAAAACTTGGTCAGTGAAGGTAATAAAAATCCGCGAAATAAGTACTCCTCAAAAAACGGTGCAGCGATCGCTAAAGTTGACCAGAGTAGGAACTTTGGCAAAATATTTTGGCTTTCTGTCAAAATTGGTAATAGAGGATTGCCACCACCTTGACCTTGGAGAAACTTTTGGCTGATCACAGAGACAATTAGCACCAGTGGCACGGCTGCGAAATACCCACCAATTCCCCATGTCAACCAATGTGGCGAAGTTAATTTAAATCGGAACCAACCTTCAGGCAAGGGACGATAGCTAGCGAGACTAAATCGTAAAATCGGCAACATTGGGATCACCGAGACTGTATAGGGAATTAGTACCAATAGAGCCTGTAATGTAAAATCTTCGCTAACTCTTGATTCAATTCCTAATAGCTCAAAGATTAAGGGTAATACTAACTGAGTAATTAAGCAAAAAGCTGAAAACCATAAAATCATCACTTCCCAGATCGTCTCCATTCCCCAAG includes:
- a CDS encoding PspA/IM30 family protein; translated protein: MGLLDRIGMVVKSNVNAMVTAAEDPEKILEQSIIDMQEDLVQLRQAVAQSMAALKRQEQQYNQSTTQAQEWEKRAMLALQKGDENLAREALSRKKTHADAAATLKVGLDQQTTQVDTLKKNLIAIEGKISEAKTKKEMLKARLQSARAQENLNNMLGKVNTNSAAATFERMEERVLMAEAKASASAELGMDNLESQFAQLEAGSGVDDELSALKAKMLSSSPAPQGALPPSDAPKQSVGAAIDAELEALRRQMGN